One genomic window of Gossypium hirsutum isolate 1008001.06 chromosome D11, Gossypium_hirsutum_v2.1, whole genome shotgun sequence includes the following:
- the LOC107913298 gene encoding cysteine-rich and transmembrane domain-containing protein WIH1 has protein sequence MSYYNQQQPPVGVPPPQGYPPKDAYPPPGYPAEGYAYPPPPQYQYAAAPPPRQQQETGFLEGCLAALCCCCLLDACF, from the exons ATGAGTTACTACAATCAACAGCAGCCTCCTGTTGGAGTTCCTCCTCCTCAAG GGTATCCTCCAAAAGATGCATATCCACCGCCTGGATACCCAGCTGAAGGTTATGCCTACCCGCCGCCTCCACAGTATCAGTATGCAGCGGCGCCACCGCCAAGGCAGCAGCAGGAAACCGGTTTTCTTGAAGGCTG TTTAGCAGCACTTTGCTGTTGTTGTCTTCTGGATGCTTGCTTCTAA